A portion of the Deinococcus peraridilitoris DSM 19664 genome contains these proteins:
- a CDS encoding S1C family serine protease, which yields MRRSPWLPILMLVALGMYLAPRDGGRPLEYNFDFNPIPRLQEPEQLPNQVQDLFKKSRPATVRVEQSITGGGAPEAIGTGFFIDDQGTLLTAYHVIEGAKFLNVTTQSRQRFRAEVVGFDAAQDVAVLKANVRGRVPFLALAERTPNPGERVLAIGNSRQQFLQPRQGRLLRLNAEAARADFPQGTLEMSAPLAPGDSGGPILDTAGRAIGVVSYIRLANSDIGAMANPNDVQTLASYAIPVTTVDETLQALRAGEKRDVPALGIFGDSPHQYSTPGAVVARVVPGSPADQAGLRGERVVPRTDADRNAQGQAGERLQADIIVAVDGQPTSDFYELLFQIRQKRVGDTVNLTVDRDGERLRVPVKLGAKGSIDYQQTE from the coding sequence ATGCGCCGCTCTCCCTGGCTTCCTATTCTGATGCTCGTCGCGCTTGGCATGTACCTCGCGCCGCGCGATGGTGGGCGGCCGCTCGAGTACAATTTCGATTTCAACCCGATTCCCCGGTTGCAGGAACCGGAGCAGCTGCCCAACCAGGTGCAGGACCTCTTCAAGAAGTCGCGTCCGGCCACCGTACGCGTCGAGCAGAGCATCACCGGTGGGGGAGCGCCCGAAGCGATCGGAACCGGCTTTTTCATTGACGATCAAGGCACGCTGCTCACGGCCTACCACGTGATCGAGGGCGCCAAATTCCTGAACGTCACCACCCAGTCCCGTCAGCGTTTCCGCGCCGAGGTGGTGGGCTTTGACGCCGCGCAGGACGTGGCCGTGCTGAAAGCCAACGTGCGTGGCCGCGTGCCGTTTCTGGCGCTGGCCGAACGCACGCCCAACCCGGGCGAGCGCGTATTGGCCATCGGCAACAGCCGACAGCAGTTCTTGCAGCCCCGTCAGGGCCGGCTGCTGCGCCTGAACGCGGAGGCCGCACGGGCAGATTTTCCGCAAGGCACCCTGGAAATGAGCGCGCCCCTCGCGCCGGGCGATTCGGGCGGGCCGATTCTTGACACGGCAGGGCGCGCCATTGGCGTGGTGAGCTACATCCGGCTGGCCAACAGCGACATTGGCGCCATGGCTAACCCGAATGATGTGCAGACCCTGGCGTCGTACGCCATTCCCGTCACCACGGTGGATGAAACGCTACAGGCCCTGCGCGCCGGCGAAAAGCGCGATGTGCCAGCTTTAGGCATTTTCGGCGACTCTCCGCACCAGTACAGCACGCCCGGCGCGGTGGTGGCGCGGGTCGTCCCGGGCAGCCCGGCCGACCAGGCAGGCCTGCGTGGAGAGCGCGTCGTGCCGCGCACCGATGCCGACCGCAACGCCCAGGGGCAGGCGGGCGAGCGCCTGCAGGCCGACATCATCGTGGCGGTCGACGGCCAGCCCACCTCTGACTTTTACGAGCTGCTGTTTCAGATTCGCCAGAAGCGTGTGGGCGACACGGTCAACCTGACCGTCGACCGGGACGGCGAACGGCTGCGGGTGCCCGTGAAGCTGGGCGCCAAGGGCAGCATCGACTATCAACAGACCGAATAA
- a CDS encoding EVE domain-containing protein, whose amino-acid sequence MRYWLLKSEPDVFSFEMLCARGCEPWNGVRNYQARNFLRAMRQGDLALFYHSNTSPSGVAGLARIVREAYPDDLQFDPQSPYYDPKSAGGEPRWSMVDIAPVQALPRFVPLDELRRLPELADCAVINRGNRLSVLPVTFAEWEAVLQAGGLDPARLGEPVEVA is encoded by the coding sequence ATGCGGTACTGGCTGCTCAAAAGCGAACCCGACGTTTTCTCGTTCGAGATGCTGTGCGCGCGGGGCTGCGAACCGTGGAACGGCGTGCGCAACTATCAGGCCCGCAACTTTCTGCGCGCCATGCGTCAGGGTGATCTCGCGCTTTTTTATCATTCCAACACTTCGCCCAGCGGTGTCGCGGGACTTGCGCGCATCGTGCGTGAGGCGTACCCGGACGATCTGCAGTTCGATCCGCAGAGTCCGTACTACGACCCGAAAAGTGCCGGGGGTGAGCCGCGCTGGAGCATGGTAGACATCGCGCCCGTGCAAGCCTTGCCACGCTTCGTGCCGCTCGACGAGTTGCGACGGCTACCGGAACTGGCTGACTGTGCCGTCATCAATCGGGGAAACCGCTTGTCGGTGCTGCCGGTAACCTTCGCCGAATGGGAAGCTGTTCTGCAGGCCGGAGGGCTCGATCCGGCGCGCCTGGGTGAACCGGTCGAGGTGGCGTGA
- the thyX gene encoding FAD-dependent thymidylate synthase yields the protein MRDAPRVVSVLERATGTVSWGEMTTITAQNVLYPLQDDIGSVALVQHVGDDKSVVNAARVSFGGDNDAPLTERDEKLIKYLLREQHGSPFEHNLLTFKIVCPIFVDRQMVRHRVGVSKNEISGRYVEVGERVYVPRSFRRQAKSNRQASVADEAGEIDQQGAALVWQEAWQLAYAAYQRLLDLGVTREQARGVLPQAMYTESYYTFNLRSLLHFLALRDHPGAQFETQLYARALAELAEPLFPVTFRAWRELHSEMPH from the coding sequence TTGCGCGATGCACCTCGGGTCGTCTCTGTCCTTGAGCGCGCCACCGGCACGGTAAGCTGGGGTGAGATGACCACCATCACCGCCCAGAACGTGCTCTACCCCCTTCAGGACGACATCGGCAGCGTCGCGCTCGTGCAGCATGTCGGAGATGACAAATCCGTCGTGAATGCTGCCCGCGTGAGTTTTGGCGGTGACAACGATGCGCCCCTGACCGAGCGCGACGAGAAGCTCATCAAGTACCTGCTGCGCGAACAGCACGGCAGCCCGTTCGAGCACAACCTGCTGACTTTCAAGATCGTCTGTCCGATCTTCGTGGACCGCCAGATGGTGCGTCACCGTGTCGGTGTCTCGAAAAACGAAATTTCGGGCAGGTATGTCGAAGTCGGGGAGCGGGTGTACGTACCGCGCTCCTTTCGCAGGCAGGCCAAAAGCAATCGCCAGGCAAGCGTCGCCGATGAAGCCGGCGAGATCGACCAGCAAGGCGCGGCCCTCGTATGGCAGGAAGCCTGGCAGCTCGCCTACGCTGCGTACCAGCGCCTGCTCGACCTCGGCGTGACCCGCGAGCAGGCGCGCGGCGTGTTGCCTCAGGCCATGTACACCGAGAGTTACTACACCTTCAACCTGCGCTCGCTGCTGCATTTCCTGGCGCTGCGTGACCATCCCGGTGCACAATTCGAGACGCAGCTGTATGCCCGCGCGTTGGCCGAACTGGCCGAGCCGCTCTTCCCGGTCACCTTTCGGGCGTGGCGCGAACTGCATTCCGAAATGCCGCATTAA
- a CDS encoding YihY/virulence factor BrkB family protein yields the protein MKLPELFSLLGDAAKAFSADRAPRLAAALAYYTIFALAPLLFMVIVIAGLVLGQDEVQTQLLALVPQNMGGGEESTFIKDLVEKVDVESGRGLAAVLGTVTLFMGATGLFANLQQTINALWGADPPPVNGFLNIIRTRLVSFALVVLIAVLILAYLIGSTILSAFATTLGETIGAGAILARLASLLLGIGLFSVIFAMIYKYLPDVRLQWREVWTGAIFTATLFTVGQLLISLYFARVSPGSVFGAAGSLVVLLLWIYYSSMILFFGAEMTWVYSQKYGSQGGGAQSPDKKQALAQKGSDIPTNVSRQEREAVERTPGSQLPTGAATPYSGQSDRQQGGQGSARGAVGAVVIPAAPVPGPGRAALHAVYSVLALPALTLFGVTRAVGRLVRRRR from the coding sequence GTGAAGCTGCCTGAACTGTTTTCCCTGCTGGGTGACGCCGCGAAAGCCTTTTCGGCGGACCGGGCGCCGCGGCTGGCCGCGGCGCTCGCGTACTACACCATCTTCGCCCTTGCCCCGCTGCTGTTCATGGTGATCGTCATTGCCGGCCTGGTATTGGGTCAGGACGAGGTGCAGACGCAGCTGCTTGCCCTAGTGCCACAAAATATGGGCGGCGGCGAGGAAAGCACCTTCATCAAGGATCTTGTCGAGAAAGTCGACGTGGAAAGCGGCCGGGGCCTGGCTGCAGTGCTCGGAACGGTGACGCTGTTCATGGGCGCCACCGGGCTCTTCGCCAACCTACAACAGACCATCAACGCCCTCTGGGGCGCAGACCCGCCGCCGGTCAACGGATTTCTCAACATCATCCGTACCCGGCTGGTGTCCTTTGCCTTGGTGGTACTGATCGCCGTGCTGATCCTGGCGTACCTGATCGGCAGCACGATCCTGTCAGCCTTTGCGACCACCCTGGGCGAGACCATCGGGGCAGGGGCGATCCTGGCGCGCCTGGCCAGCCTGCTGCTGGGCATCGGGCTGTTTTCGGTCATCTTCGCCATGATCTACAAGTACCTGCCCGACGTGCGCCTGCAGTGGCGTGAAGTCTGGACGGGCGCCATTTTCACGGCGACGCTCTTCACGGTAGGGCAGCTGCTGATCAGCTTGTACTTCGCGCGGGTCAGCCCGGGCTCGGTGTTCGGGGCGGCCGGGTCTCTGGTGGTGCTGCTGCTGTGGATCTACTACTCCAGCATGATCCTGTTCTTCGGTGCCGAGATGACCTGGGTCTATTCGCAGAAGTACGGCTCACAAGGCGGCGGGGCCCAGAGTCCAGACAAGAAACAGGCGCTGGCGCAGAAGGGTTCGGATATTCCCACGAATGTCAGTCGGCAGGAACGCGAGGCGGTCGAGCGAACCCCGGGAAGTCAGCTGCCCACCGGCGCGGCGACACCCTACAGCGGACAGTCGGACCGTCAGCAGGGCGGGCAGGGGTCGGCCCGCGGAGCGGTCGGTGCTGTGGTCATTCCGGCCGCACCCGTGCCCGGACCGGGTAGGGCGGCACTTCACGCGGTGTATTCGGTGCTTGCCTTGCCCGCGCTGACACTGTTCGGTGTGACCCGGGCGGTGGGACGGCTGGTGCGCAGACGCCGGTGA
- the proB gene encoding glutamate 5-kinase — protein sequence MKRVVVKVGSSSLTDAAGRIEPPRLWAIARAVQGLNAEVALVSSGAVAAGRGALGAPRPTTLPQKQALAAVGQAVLMQEWARAFAPKSVAQFLLSADDIHDRKRFVNAKHALERAFKLGVVPVLNENDTIATQELRLGDNDTLSAWVAYLADADTLLLLTDVDGLYTANPHTQPDARRIEVVDDISSVLHLAEGAGSALGTGGMTTKLRAAQIASEAGIDTIILGGGGVGLERWTAGAALGTRIRAHHRGAKRGWLLHQSARGVLDVDAGAARALREGRSLLPKGVVRVQGRFAFGDVVRIDGPHGPVAQGLSNYASSDAERIRGLGSSEIAGVLGSKDFDELVHRNQLVLLPGERETFTASQAQGEPGE from the coding sequence ATGAAGCGGGTCGTGGTGAAGGTGGGATCGAGCAGCCTGACCGACGCGGCGGGCCGCATCGAACCTCCTCGGCTGTGGGCCATTGCGCGGGCGGTACAGGGCCTGAACGCCGAAGTCGCGCTGGTCTCCAGCGGAGCGGTGGCTGCCGGGCGTGGCGCCCTGGGAGCCCCACGCCCGACGACCCTGCCCCAGAAGCAGGCCCTGGCGGCCGTCGGGCAGGCCGTGCTGATGCAGGAGTGGGCCCGCGCCTTTGCGCCCAAGAGCGTCGCGCAGTTTCTGCTGAGCGCCGACGACATTCACGACCGAAAGCGCTTCGTGAATGCCAAGCACGCCCTGGAGCGTGCCTTCAAGCTCGGCGTGGTCCCGGTGCTCAACGAAAACGACACCATCGCCACGCAGGAGCTGCGCCTCGGGGACAACGACACCCTGTCTGCCTGGGTGGCTTACCTCGCAGACGCCGACACGCTGCTGCTGCTCACCGATGTAGACGGACTGTACACGGCCAATCCGCACACGCAGCCGGACGCCCGGCGAATCGAGGTGGTCGACGACATCAGCAGCGTACTGCACCTCGCCGAGGGTGCCGGCAGCGCCCTGGGCACGGGAGGCATGACCACCAAACTGCGCGCGGCGCAGATCGCCTCCGAGGCAGGCATCGACACCATCATTCTGGGAGGGGGCGGGGTGGGGCTGGAACGCTGGACTGCGGGCGCGGCACTGGGAACCCGTATTCGTGCTCACCACCGGGGAGCCAAGCGAGGCTGGCTGCTCCATCAGAGTGCGCGGGGGGTGCTCGACGTGGACGCCGGGGCCGCACGCGCCCTGCGCGAAGGCCGTTCACTGCTGCCCAAAGGCGTTGTGCGGGTCCAGGGCCGCTTCGCCTTTGGTGATGTGGTGCGCATTGATGGGCCCCACGGACCGGTTGCCCAAGGCCTGAGCAATTACGCTTCCTCCGACGCCGAACGCATCCGGGGACTCGGTTCCTCCGAGATCGCAGGAGTACTGGGCAGCAAGGATTTCGATGAGCTGGTACACCGCAACCAGCTGGTGCTGCTGCCCGGCGAAAGAGAAACGTTCACGGCTTCGCAAGCGCAGGGCGAGCCCGGTGAGTAA
- a CDS encoding glutamate-5-semialdehyde dehydrogenase gives MTELRNQSVRDLLTNAKKASKTLARAERNAALRAMQARLLEAEPEILRQNAVDVQQERQRGTGEALLDRLTLTGARLREVAQGIEQVIALPDPLGRTLDGWRHPKGMQIEKVSVPLGVIGVIYESRPNVTVDAAVLCLKAGSAPVLRGSASALNTNRVLVRAMRLGLRDVGLPEDAVTLIDSADRASVTELLEARGLVDLVIPRGGAGLIQHVVTHAKVPVIETGVGNCHLYVHRDADLEMALNILLNGKTQRPGVCNALETLLVDREIAPVFVPLAVRALRSAGVEVRGDEDARMYAPGVEAASDTDWESEFLDLILALRVVDGLSGALEHIARYGSQHSEAIVTSSLHSAREFQESVDAAAVYVNASTRFTDGFEFGFGAEIGISTQKMHARGPMGLAEMVTYQYRVTGEGQIR, from the coding sequence ATGACGGAGTTGCGTAACCAGAGCGTGCGGGACCTCCTGACGAACGCCAAAAAAGCCAGCAAAACACTGGCACGTGCCGAGCGCAACGCCGCCCTGCGCGCCATGCAGGCGCGCCTGCTGGAAGCAGAACCGGAAATCCTGCGTCAGAACGCCGTCGACGTGCAGCAGGAGCGCCAGCGGGGCACGGGCGAGGCGCTGCTCGACCGGCTGACCCTCACGGGGGCGCGGCTGCGGGAAGTGGCGCAGGGCATCGAACAGGTCATCGCGCTGCCCGATCCGCTGGGCCGCACCCTCGACGGCTGGCGGCACCCGAAGGGCATGCAGATCGAGAAAGTCAGCGTGCCGCTCGGGGTGATCGGTGTGATCTACGAATCACGCCCCAACGTCACCGTGGACGCCGCGGTGCTGTGCCTCAAAGCCGGCAGCGCCCCTGTGCTGCGGGGCAGCGCCAGCGCCCTGAACACCAACCGCGTTCTCGTGCGCGCCATGCGTCTGGGTCTGCGCGACGTGGGTCTGCCCGAAGACGCCGTGACCCTGATCGACAGCGCGGACCGCGCCAGCGTGACCGAGCTGCTTGAAGCGCGCGGGCTGGTGGACCTGGTCATTCCGCGCGGCGGGGCAGGGCTCATTCAGCATGTCGTGACACACGCCAAAGTGCCGGTGATCGAAACCGGGGTAGGCAACTGTCACCTGTACGTACACCGCGACGCCGATCTCGAAATGGCGCTGAACATTTTGCTGAATGGCAAAACACAGCGTCCCGGCGTGTGCAACGCGCTCGAAACGCTGCTGGTGGACCGCGAAATCGCGCCCGTATTCGTGCCGCTGGCCGTCCGGGCGCTGCGGAGCGCGGGCGTCGAGGTGCGCGGCGACGAGGACGCGCGGATGTACGCACCGGGCGTGGAAGCGGCAAGTGACACCGACTGGGAAAGCGAGTTTCTCGACCTGATCCTGGCCCTGCGGGTGGTGGACGGCCTGAGCGGCGCGCTCGAACACATCGCGCGCTACGGCTCGCAGCACAGCGAGGCCATTGTCACCTCGTCACTGCACTCAGCACGCGAATTTCAGGAAAGCGTCGACGCCGCGGCGGTGTATGTCAACGCCAGCACCCGCTTCACGGACGGTTTCGAATTCGGCTTCGGTGCCGAGATCGGCATCAGCACCCAGAAGATGCATGCCCGTGGTCCGATGGGTCTGGCCGAGATGGTGACCTACCAGTACCGCGTCACGGGCGAAGGACAGATTCGTTGA
- the hisA gene encoding 1-(5-phosphoribosyl)-5-[(5-phosphoribosylamino)methylideneamino]imidazole-4-carboxamide isomerase, protein MPLVIPCVDIQTGRAVRLFEGDPQRETVYFDSPLEAALHWTGLGASLLHLVDLDAATGRGENRAIIYEIARALGDLSVPVEVGGGVRSTESARELLEGGVRRVVVGTAAVRSPELVGELLSRYGPERIVVSVDARGMDVAVHGWAEGSGVRVEEVLSRLAQSGLETLIFTDVSRDGTLRGLDRELMGQVRALWTNTLIVGGGVANSDDIALLDELNIEGAIVGRAIYEGTLPYPLPS, encoded by the coding sequence ATGCCGCTTGTGATTCCCTGTGTCGACATTCAGACCGGACGCGCCGTACGTCTCTTCGAAGGCGACCCGCAGCGCGAAACGGTGTACTTCGACTCGCCGCTCGAAGCGGCGCTGCACTGGACCGGGCTCGGAGCGAGTCTGCTGCACCTGGTTGACCTCGACGCGGCCACCGGTCGCGGCGAGAACCGCGCCATCATCTATGAGATCGCGCGCGCGCTGGGCGACCTGAGCGTGCCCGTCGAGGTCGGCGGCGGTGTGCGCAGCACCGAGTCCGCGCGGGAACTGCTGGAAGGTGGCGTACGCCGGGTGGTGGTCGGCACGGCGGCCGTGCGTAGCCCGGAGCTGGTCGGTGAGCTGCTTTCACGCTACGGCCCGGAGCGCATTGTCGTGAGCGTGGACGCGCGTGGCATGGACGTTGCCGTGCACGGCTGGGCCGAAGGCAGCGGCGTGCGGGTGGAGGAAGTGCTCTCGCGCCTGGCGCAAAGCGGGCTGGAAACCCTGATCTTCACGGATGTGAGCCGAGACGGCACGTTGCGTGGCCTCGACCGTGAATTGATGGGCCAAGTACGGGCCCTGTGGACCAACACCCTGATCGTGGGCGGCGGCGTGGCGAACTCGGACGACATCGCACTGCTGGACGAGCTGAACATCGAGGGAGCCATCGTCGGACGCGCAATCTACGAGGGGACGCTTCCCTACCCACTGCCTTCTTGA
- a CDS encoding glycosyltransferase family 4 protein, with protein MRIGIVTATYLPSKNGVATSTALFARGLRALGHEVRIFAPDHPQRGREEADIFRLPSTMVAAPADYPLLLPPSASVIGRLPLRDLDVIHTMHPFLAGQVALRWARSLGVPLFFTAHTQYHQYVHYTRMSRRLGRWLIRRHVRAFAGASDVVLAPGGAMVDMLRRYGYQGDVDLLPNPIDPSSFREATGHEVRAWHGIPAQAPLLIYVGRLAPEKNLPTLLAAFKEALEQIPGAHLLLVGAGLQRAHLQNLAAGWPVHFAGAVEHARVPQYLSAANAFITASTSEVLPMSMIEALAAGLPLVAARSPAAEDLVIQGENGFLCEASPAALANGIARVFQADALPALHTGALSSARAFDMTARAGQLADLYALAIAGRAAHQAA; from the coding sequence GTGCGCATAGGGATCGTCACCGCAACCTACCTGCCCTCGAAGAACGGGGTGGCCACCTCGACGGCCCTGTTTGCCCGTGGACTCCGTGCCCTGGGGCACGAGGTGCGGATTTTTGCGCCTGACCATCCCCAGCGGGGCAGGGAAGAGGCAGACATCTTCCGCCTGCCGAGTACCATGGTGGCCGCTCCCGCCGACTACCCGCTGTTGCTGCCACCCTCGGCGTCGGTGATCGGGCGGCTGCCGTTGCGCGACCTCGACGTGATACACACCATGCATCCCTTTCTGGCCGGGCAGGTGGCCTTGCGCTGGGCGCGCAGCCTGGGGGTTCCGCTGTTCTTTACCGCCCACACGCAGTACCACCAGTACGTGCATTACACGCGCATGTCGAGAAGGCTGGGGCGCTGGCTGATCCGCCGTCACGTGCGCGCCTTTGCAGGCGCTTCCGATGTGGTGCTGGCCCCCGGAGGCGCGATGGTGGACATGCTGCGCCGCTATGGCTATCAGGGCGACGTGGACCTGCTGCCCAACCCGATTGACCCTTCATCCTTCCGGGAAGCGACCGGTCACGAGGTGCGCGCCTGGCACGGCATTCCTGCACAAGCGCCCTTGCTGATCTACGTTGGGCGGCTGGCACCCGAAAAGAACCTGCCGACACTGCTCGCTGCATTCAAGGAAGCACTGGAACAAATTCCAGGCGCGCACCTGCTGCTGGTCGGCGCCGGTTTGCAGCGCGCACACCTGCAGAACCTCGCGGCGGGCTGGCCAGTGCATTTCGCGGGCGCGGTCGAACATGCCCGCGTACCACAGTATTTGAGCGCTGCGAACGCCTTTATCACTGCTTCCACCTCAGAAGTCCTGCCGATGAGCATGATCGAGGCGCTCGCCGCCGGTCTGCCGCTGGTTGCTGCCCGTTCTCCGGCAGCCGAGGATCTCGTTATCCAGGGAGAAAACGGCTTTTTGTGTGAGGCCTCGCCTGCTGCACTGGCCAACGGAATCGCGCGGGTCTTTCAGGCAGACGCCTTGCCGGCCCTGCACACGGGAGCCCTGAGCAGCGCCCGGGCATTCGACATGACGGCGCGCGCCGGGCAACTGGCCGATCTGTACGCGTTGGCCATTGCAGGCCGCGCGGCCCACCAGGCTGCCTGA
- the rpsL gene encoding 30S ribosomal protein S12 has translation MPTVQQLLRKGRATLRKKTKVPALKSSPQRRGVCTVVKTTTPKKPNSALRKIARVRLTSGFEVTAYIPGEGHNLQEHSVVLIRGGRVKDLPGVRYHIVRGSLDTAGVKDRNKSRSKYGTKKPKAGAAAAGAKKK, from the coding sequence TTGCCAACCGTACAACAACTTCTGAGGAAGGGCCGCGCCACCTTGCGCAAAAAAACCAAGGTTCCGGCCCTCAAGAGCAGCCCGCAGCGCCGCGGCGTCTGCACGGTCGTCAAGACCACCACCCCCAAAAAGCCCAACTCGGCACTGCGCAAGATCGCCCGTGTGCGTCTCACGAGCGGCTTTGAAGTCACGGCCTACATTCCCGGCGAAGGCCACAACCTGCAGGAACACAGCGTCGTGCTGATCCGTGGTGGTCGTGTGAAGGACCTTCCCGGCGTGCGCTACCACATTGTGCGCGGCAGCCTCGACACCGCCGGTGTGAAGGATCGCAACAAGAGCCGCAGCAAGTACGGCACCAAAAAACCCAAAGCGGGCGCGGCGGCGGCCGGTGCCAAGAAGAAGTGA
- the rpsG gene encoding 30S ribosomal protein S7 codes for MARRRRAEVRPVQPDLVYSDVVVSAMINRLMRDGQKNIASRIFYGACRLIQERTGQEPLKVFRQAFDNVKPRVEVRSRRVGGSTYQVPVEVNPRRTQSVALRWIALAADSRPERTAVERLAGELMDAAQGRGGAVKKKDDVERMAEANRAYAHYRW; via the coding sequence ATGGCACGTCGTCGCAGAGCTGAAGTCCGTCCCGTTCAACCTGATCTCGTGTACAGCGATGTCGTGGTGAGCGCCATGATCAACCGTCTGATGCGTGATGGTCAGAAGAACATCGCCAGCCGTATTTTCTATGGCGCTTGCCGTCTGATTCAGGAGCGCACCGGTCAGGAGCCTCTCAAGGTGTTCCGCCAGGCGTTTGACAACGTCAAGCCGCGTGTGGAAGTGCGTTCGCGCCGCGTCGGCGGCAGCACCTACCAGGTGCCCGTCGAAGTGAATCCCCGCCGTACCCAGAGCGTCGCCTTGCGCTGGATCGCCCTCGCGGCCGACAGCCGTCCCGAGCGCACCGCTGTGGAGCGCCTCGCGGGTGAGCTGATGGACGCCGCGCAGGGCCGTGGTGGCGCCGTCAAGAAAAAAGACGACGTCGAGCGTATGGCGGAAGCCAACCGCGCTTACGCGCACTACCGCTGGTAA